ATAAATCTCTTTGTTGTAGGGAATTCTCTCATAATATAGaatcatttttgtaaaattgatgaaaaaactacgacaaaaatttattttagttatatcaTCTATCAGAGAGACTTTTATGTTATgctaggttttttttttttcctgaactCTACTCCTAATTTTTGATGATATTCTATCAGCCTGCAAAATGTTTAGTAATTTAGCGCTTAGATTTTTTCGTTTGCACTTTTAATGAGAAATTATGCCTTAGTTTGTGGAAAACACAAAATTCTGGGAAGAactttcattaaatatatattcgATTTAGTGTATACGTTTTTTAGATCAAAGTTTACAGCAGACCTAACATTATTGACGCACTTGTTCCTGCATCCTTATAGCGGACATAATCTATCTTGATAATGTGTAAGTTTTCTAGAATGTGGTAGGCATTCCCGGTTTAGTGAGTCTTACTTGTAGCTTATTGTTGCTAGCGTGCGTGCACGTATTTGAGCGCCTAGCTGGGCAGTTGGGTCTGTAGCTTGGCTATTCTACCATGTTGCCATGGTTCTCCTTTGTGAATGTAACCAAATACTCACCCATTACAAACCCTTCTGAGGTAGGTAATGTTGTGCAGCAAATGGACATTTCTgccaaattaattataactttgtAATGCTGAAAATGATTAGTGTTTTGTATTGATGCGATTGGTCATGTTTTCTTAAATTGCAGATAGAGTCTCTGTCTGTTACATTCCATGGACATGATCTCATTGTTGATTCTGAACTGGAGCTGAACTATGGAAGGTTTGTTGTCCTTACCCTTTCTGGTACATATGTAATGCATTACTTCAATTTTTTGCCAATGATTGTTATTGCTTTGAATTTCTTTCAGGCGTTATGGTTTACTTGGGTTAAATGGGTGTGGAAAATCTACACTCCTTACAGCCATTGGTGAGCGGGAACTTCCAATTCCTGACCATATGGATATCTATCACCTCACGCGGGAGATTGAAGCCTCTGACATGTCTGCATTGGAAGCTGTCATAAGCTGTGATGAAGAAAGGTTGAAATTGGAGAAAGAAGCTGAAATTTTGGCGGCACAGGTTTGTTTAAGTGATTATTTTTCTAGATTTTAcccctttttgtttttaattttgtaggcTTGCTAACTTTGTGTGAGAAATAATTGTTCTAGGATGATGGAGGTGGTGAGTCCCTGGAACGTGTTTATGAGCGATTGGACGCCTTAGACGCAGCAACTGCAGAAAAACGTGCTGCGGAAATCTTATATGGTCTTGGCTTTGACAAGCAAATGCAGGCAAAAAAGACACGTGATTTTTCTGGTGGTTGGAGAATGAGAATTGCATTAGCACGAGCTCTATTTATGAACCCAACCATTCTTCTACTTGATGAACCAACCAATCACCTTGGTATACTCTCTACCTTGGCAATCGTCCATCTTTGGCCTTTTAGGCATCTTCAGTTTTTTGATTTAGTTATATTGAATTTGGTGTGTGCATTTTGTTCCACTATTattgttgttatgattgttgCCATTTTTGGAAATTTCTACCTGCttgttcttaattttttaaaatctgtttGCAGATTTGGAAGCTTGTGTTTGGCTGGAGGAGAGTTTGAAGAAGTTTGAACGCATTCTGGTTGTGATTTCACACTCTCAGGACTTTCTTAATGGTGTCTGCACAAATATTATCCACATGCAAAGCAAAAAACTGAAGCTCTATACTGGTAACTATGATCAATATGTTCAGACTCGTTCTGAGCTAGAAGAGAACCAGATGAAACAGTATAAGTGGGAGCAGGAGCAGATTGCCTCAATGAAGGAATATATTGCTCGATTTGGTCATGGTTCTGCAAAACTTGCTCGCCAGGCACAGAGTAAGGAGAAAACATTGGCAAAAATGGAACGTGGTGGACTTGCAGAAAAAGTGGTCAGGGACAAGGTTTTGGTTTTCCGTTTTACTGATGTTGGAAAACTTCCCCCTCCAGTTCTCCAGTTTGTTGAGGTGTCGTTTGGTTACACTCCTGATAACCTCATATACAAGAACATCGACTTTGGGGTTGATTTAGATTCTAGGGTCGCACTGGTTGGACCCAACGGGGCTGGGAAGAGTACACTACTGAAGCTAATGACAGGTGATTTGATGCCTTCTGATGGCATGGTTAGGCGTCATA
The Vigna angularis cultivar LongXiaoDou No.4 chromosome 5, ASM1680809v1, whole genome shotgun sequence genome window above contains:
- the LOC108322022 gene encoding ABC transporter F family member 1 isoform X2, translated to MLPWFSFVNVTKYSPITNPSEIESLSVTFHGHDLIVDSELELNYGRRYGLLGLNGCGKSTLLTAIGERELPIPDHMDIYHLTREIEASDMSALEAVISCDEERLKLEKEAEILAAQDDGGGESLERVYERLDALDAATAEKRAAEILYGLGFDKQMQAKKTRDFSGGWRMRIALARALFMNPTILLLDEPTNHLDLEACVWLEESLKKFERILVVISHSQDFLNGVCTNIIHMQSKKLKLYTGNYDQYVQTRSELEENQMKQYKWEQEQIASMKEYIARFGHGSAKLARQAQSKEKTLAKMERGGLAEKVVRDKVLVFRFTDVGKLPPPVLQFVEVSFGYTPDNLIYKNIDFGVDLDSRVALVGPNGAGKSTLLKLMTGDLMPSDGMVRRHNHLRIAQYHQHLAEKLDLDMSALQFMIKEYPGNEEEKMRAAIGKFGLSGKAQVMPMKNLSDGQRSRVIFAWLAWRQPQMLLLDEPTNHLDIETIDSLAEALNEWDGGLVLVSHDFRLINQVAHEIWVCANQSVTRWEGDIMEFKAHLKAKAGLSD
- the LOC108322022 gene encoding ABC transporter F family member 1 isoform X1, whose protein sequence is MVSDASKKKAAQKKAAAAAKRGGKAAAAAVVAAASSKAADKAANGIADMHISDRTCTGVLCSHPLSRDIRIESLSVTFHGHDLIVDSELELNYGRRYGLLGLNGCGKSTLLTAIGERELPIPDHMDIYHLTREIEASDMSALEAVISCDEERLKLEKEAEILAAQDDGGGESLERVYERLDALDAATAEKRAAEILYGLGFDKQMQAKKTRDFSGGWRMRIALARALFMNPTILLLDEPTNHLDLEACVWLEESLKKFERILVVISHSQDFLNGVCTNIIHMQSKKLKLYTGNYDQYVQTRSELEENQMKQYKWEQEQIASMKEYIARFGHGSAKLARQAQSKEKTLAKMERGGLAEKVVRDKVLVFRFTDVGKLPPPVLQFVEVSFGYTPDNLIYKNIDFGVDLDSRVALVGPNGAGKSTLLKLMTGDLMPSDGMVRRHNHLRIAQYHQHLAEKLDLDMSALQFMIKEYPGNEEEKMRAAIGKFGLSGKAQVMPMKNLSDGQRSRVIFAWLAWRQPQMLLLDEPTNHLDIETIDSLAEALNEWDGGLVLVSHDFRLINQVAHEIWVCANQSVTRWEGDIMEFKAHLKAKAGLSD